TCCGCGGACTCGCCCGCCGGTGGCCCTTGCCCGAACGCGCCGGCAGCGTCGCCGCCCGCTCCGCCGGGCTGCTGTCCGTCCCCGTCTTGCTGGGGGCTCTCATCCTCGCCCTGCCGGTCGGGCGGTCCCTCGTGGAGTTTGATCGTGACGATCCCCTCGCCGGCGGTGTACTCGTAGAGCGTCCACTTCGGGAGGGTGAGGACGCCGTTCATCTTGCGGACGCGGATCTGCTTCATCAGCGACCCCTCGACGAGCTCCTCGTCGAGGTTGAGTTCGACGATGCCGTCGACCATGTAGTTCAGGTCGTGGGGGAACTGCCGGTCCTCGCCGGTCACCGTGGCACCGGCGTAGATGGGGACGAACCGGCTCTTGCACACCTCCGCGCGCACGTCCTTGAGGAAGTCGTAGGCCTGGACCGGCTGGACCAGCGACCCGAACTCCGTCAGCGAGTCGACGACGACCACCCCCTGGTCCTCCATGCCACGGTCTTCGAGCACGTCGTCGATACGGTTGTGGAGTTCGCCCAGTTCGGTCGGGTCGCGGACCTGCGTGGTCGCGTCGGCGGCCGTCTCCGAGAGGAAGGCGTTCCAGTCGTTGAGCCGCTCGTACATCCGCTCGCGGTTCTCCAGGCGGTAGGTGAAACAGTCGACGATCTGCAGTTGGCCGGACTCCAGGTAGGGGAGGACGTTCCAGTCCAGCGTGACGAACTCCTGGACCACCGACATCGGCGGTTCGAGGAAGGAGACGAAGGCGGCGGGTTCCCCGCGCTGGAGCGCGCGCCAGACGAGTTCGGCCTGGATCGCCTCGGTACGCGTGCCCGCCAGGTCCGTCAGGAGGACGAACGAGTTGCGGGGGATCCCCTGCGGGAGGCTCTCGTCCAGCGGTGCCACGCCCGTGGGGACCCGGCGACAGCCGTGGAACTGGGTGAACACCTTCTCGCCGTCGTCGGCCGCCTCCCGACAGGCGACACAGCAGTACGTGTACCGGTGGCCGTCGCGCTCGGCGACCACCGGGTCGCTCGGGACCGGGAGCCGACAGTAGTCACAGCGGCCGCGGCCGCCCGACTCCTCGCCCGGTCCGCCGTGCGGCCCGGTCCCCCCTGTCGGCGTCGCGCCGTTCGGCTGACTTCCCGTCGGTGCGTTCGGATCCTCTGCCATGCGGATCGGTAGCAGGCGAGCGCGGAAAACGCTGCGGCCGTGTGCGTGCCCGGCGACCCGCCGCCCGGTCGTCGATCGCCGCGCGCCGGGATCAGGTGTCGTCGCGGTCGGCGCCCGCTTCGCTCCGGAGCCCGCGGAGCGACGGGCCGGCCGCGAGCAGGAGCGCCGCCTCGTGGCCCCGGGGAACCCACCCGTAGACGTGGTTGAGCATGACGTAGGTGACGATGCCGAGGAAGAGGCTGAGTGACCACGCCGCGACGGCGATCCGGCCGACGCGGGCGTGGGACGTCTCGCGTAACTCGCTGGGGCTGTGGGTCAGCCCGAGGACGACGGCGTGGAGGACGACCGGCACGGCCACCGCCGACAGGACGATGTGAACCGCCAGCATCGCCAGGTAGGCGTAGTAGACGGCGCCCTCGGCGAGGATCGACTTCTCGAACCCGCCGCCGACTTTCAGCAGGTACATCACGAGAAAGACCATGATGAGCGCGAACGCCGTCAGCATCGCTCGCCGGTGTTTCGCGACCTCGCCGCGCTTGATGTAGCGCACCCCGACGAGGATCGAGACCAGCGCCAGCGAGTTGACGACGGCGATGGCGTCACCCAGGAGGATGACCAGATCGTCGCTGATCGACGGGAACGGCGCGTAGGGCGTGAACGCGCCGATGACGAGCGCGTAACCGATGACCGAGAGGACGGCGGTGACCCGGCGCGGGTTCGCCCGCGCCCGCGACTGCAGGGAGTCGGCGACTGCCATACCGGATCTGTGGACGCCGTCGGTATACCCGCTTCGGAATCGCGGGTGGCGTCGACCCGCGGCGCTCCGACCTCGCCGCTCCGGCAGCGTCGGCCCCGCCGCTCGCAAAAATCACCGCAAACGTGAAACGGGAATCGGTCCAACTAGCGGCCATGAGCGCAGAGCAGGGCCAACGGCAGATCCGCTGTCTCGTCGCCAAGGTCGGGCTCGACGGGCACGACCGGGGCGCGCACGTCATCGCGCGGGCGCTGCGGGACGCGGGGTTCGAGGTCATCTACTCCGGCCTGCACCGCTCGCCCGACGAGGTCGTCCAGGCCGCCGTCCAGGAGGACGTGGACGTGCTCGGCATCTCCATCCTCTCGGGGGCGCACAACACGCTCGTCCCGAAGATCATGGACGGGCTGGCGGAGTACGGCGCCCGCGAGGACACGCTGGTGCTGGTCGGCGGGATCATCCCCGACGACGACGAGGAGCGACTGCGCGAGGCGGGCGTCGCCGAGATCTTCGGTCCGGGCGCCTCGATGGACGAGATGATCGACTACATCCGGGCGAACGCGCCCGAACGACGATGACGAGCGGGGACTCGGAGAATCCGTCCGAATCCACCGACGACCTCGACCCCCTCATCGCGGACCTGCTCGACGGGAGACACCGGGCGCTGGCGCGGACGATCACGAAAATCGAGAACCGCTCGCCGGGGTACCGGGACCTGGTCTCCCAGCTACACGCCCACACCGGCGACGCCGACGTGATCGGGATCACCGGCAGCCCCGGCGCGGGCAAGTCGACGCTGGTCGACAAGCTCGCCGCGACCTACCGCGAGGCGGGCCTCACCGTCGGCGTCATCGCCATCGACCCGGCCTCGCCCTTTACCGGCGGCGCGGTCCTCGGGGACCGGATCCGAATGGCCTCGAACGTCGGCGACATGGACGTGTTCTTCCGGTCGATGTCCGCCCGCGGGACGCTCGGCGGCCTCTCGACGGCGACGACGGACGCGGTGAAGGCGCTGGACGCCTTCGGCAAGGACAAGGTCATCGTCGAGACCGTCGGCGCCGGCCAGAACGAGGTCGACATCGTCCGCACCGCCGATACGGTGGTCGTACTGGTCCCGCCGGGCAGCGGCGACGACGTGCAGATGCTCAAAGCGGGGATCCTGGAGATCGCCGACCTGTTCGTCGTCAACAAGGCCGACCTGGACGGCGCCGACCGCACCGTCAGCGAACTGCGGGAGATGCTCCAGCTGCGCGACGGCGAGGTCGAGGCCGGCGGGCACCACGGCTTCGCCGAGACCACCGTCGACGTGGGCGGCGGGACCGGTCCCGAAGGCGGCGGTGTCGGCAGCGACGGGGCGGCCGAGGGCGCCGACGCGGAGGGGGTTGAGCCCTGGGACCCGCCGATCGTCGAGACGGTCGCCGACCGCGGCGAGGGGATCGACGACCTGATCGCGGCGATGGACGACCACCGGGCGTACCTCGTCGAGTCGGGCCAGCTGGAGGCGAAGGCCCGGACGCGCTACGCCGATGAGATACGGACGCTCCTCCGGGAGGACGCGCGCGAGCTACTCGCCGAGGAGATCGAGGCCCGCGGCGGCCTCGACGAGCGCGTCGACGCCGTCCTCCGTCGCGAGACGGACCCCTACACCGTCGCCGAGGCGGTCCTCGAACCGCTCGCCGACTGCGTGGCCGGGCGCCGTGAGTCTCGGGAGTAGCTCCTCCCTCCCCGACACTGTCCGCTGAACATCACTTATATGCGGGCGAGGCCCCAACCCACGGGTATGAAACTGCGGACAGTCGTCGGAGCGACGCTCGGAGCAGTCGGCGCGGCAGCCGCGACCAACCGGGTGCTCGGTCGGCGGGCCGGCGAACTCGGCCCGCCGCTCGCGGGCGACGCCGGCACCTACCGCTGGCGCGGGTTCGACGTGGCCTACACGGAGGCCGGCGACCCCGACGACCAGGATCTGGTCCTGTTGCACGGTATCAACGCCGCGGCGACCAGCAACGAGTGGCGCATGGTCTTCGAGACCCTCGCCGAGGACTACCACGTCATCGCGCCCGACCTGCCCGGGTTCGGGCGGTCCGACCGCCCGCCGCTGACCTACTCGGCGTCGCTGTACACCACGTTTGTCCGCGACTTCCTGACCGACACCAGCGACGACGCCGTCGTCGTCGCGTCGTCGCTGACCGGCGCCTACGCCGCCGACGCCGCCCGCGACGTGGCCGTGTCGCGGCTCGTGCTGGTCTGCCCGACCGCCGACACGGTCCCGGGCCGGCGCGTCTGGCTCCGGTCGCTGATCCGCGCGCCGGTCGTCGGGCAGGCGATCTACAACGGGATCGTGAGCGACCGGTCGATCCGCTACTTCCACGACGACCACGGTTATCACGACACCTCGAAGCTCAACTCCGAGACGGTCCGCTACGAGTGGGAGAGCGCCCACCAGCCGGGCGCGCGGTTCGCCCCCGCCTCCTTTATCAGCGGCCACCTCGACCCCGACGTCGACCTGGCCGAGGTCCTCGGAGACCTGAGCGTCCCGGTCACGCTCGTCTGGGGCGCCGAGACGGACATGCCGCCGCTGTCGACCGGCCGCGAACTCGCCGAGGCCGCCGACGTGGAACTGGTCTCCATCGGCGACTCGGAACTGCTCCCGCACGTCGAGCACCCCGTCGAGTTCCTCGACGTGGTGCGCGGAGTGACCGTCGAGTCCGGGGCCTGACCGGGTGGCTGGCCGTCACCACTTCCCGCCTCAGCGCGGCCGGAAGACGACCGCCCGATCCCCCGTCGTCTCCCGTTCGCCCACACCGATACCGACGGGCATCCCCACGTCCACGTCGTCGGGGTCGGCGCCGCGCAGCAGACCGGTCACGCGGACGGGGCCGTAGTCGACGATGGCGGTGACGTAGGGCGTGTCGGCGCTGAACTGCGGCGTCGCGACCGAGACCTCGGTGAACGTCGCCACCTCGCCCGCGTCGGGCAGCGGCGTCTCCGAGAGGTCGCGGCTCCCGCAGTCGGGGCAGACCCGCCGCGGGGGGAGCCAGCCGTGGCCGTTCTCGCACTCGACGTAGTACCCCGAATCGTCCTCGATGGCGTCGAGCCAGTCGTCGAAGGCGCCGTCTCTGGCTTTGTCGCTCACGCGACCACCTCCAGGACGTGGACGGTCGCGCTCGCGACGGTGCCGCCGGCGTTGTGCGCGACGCCGACGCGCGCGTCGCCCACGTCGTCGGCCCACGCGGACTCGCCTTCGAGCACCTTCGTCAGCGAGACGACCTGCGCGACGCCGGTCGCCCCGACGGGGTGGCCCTTCGCCTTCAGCCCGCCCGAGAGGTTGACGGGCGTCTCGCCGGTCGCGTGGGTCTTCCCGTCGCGGGCGGCGGCGATCCCCTCGCCGGGCTCGCAGAGGCCCAGCGACTCGATGGCGAGCACTTCGGCGATGGTGAAACAGTCGTGGACCTCGGCGATGTCCACGTCGTCGGGAGCGACGCCGGCGTCGGCGTAGGCCTCCTCGGCGGCCTCGCTCGCGGCGGGCGAGCGGGCGAGGTTCTCGCGGTCGTGCAGCGCGAGGTTGTCGCCGCCCTGGCCGGTGCCGGTGACCGCCACCGACGCGCCGAGGCCGTGCTCCGCGGCGTACTCGGCGCTGGTCAGGACGGCGGCGCTGGCGCCGTCGGTGATCGGGCAGGCGTCGTACAGCCCCAGCGGATCGGCGACCATGGGCGCTCCCAGCGCGTCTTCGACGGTGATCTCCTTGCGGAGCTGGGCGTGCTCGTTGGGCAGGGCGTGGTCGTGGTTCTTCACGGCGACGGCGGCCAGATCCTCGCGGGACCCGCCGAACTCCCGGAAGTACGCGCGGGCCATCAGCGCGTAGGCGCCGGGGAAGGTCATCCCGGCGCGGATCTCGTAGAGGTCGTCGGCCGCGATGGAGAGGGCGTCGGTCGCCCCCGCGGTCCCGATGTTGGTCATGCGTTCGCTCCCCCCGACGAGGATCACGTCCGCTTCGCCCGACCGCAGATGTCTGACTGCTTCGCGGACCGCCGCGCCGCTGGAGGCGCAGGCGGCCTCGTAGCGTGTCGCCGGCACGTCGAGGCCGACGGCCTCGGCCATCAGCGGTGCCTGGTGGCCCTGATGTTCGGCGAGTTCGCCCATGAAGTTGCCGTAGAACAGCGCCTCGACGTCGTCGGGGTCGACCCCCGAGTCGTCGAGCGCCGCCAGTCCGGCCTCGGCGAACAGGTCCCGCCCCGTCCGCTCGGAGTGCTCCCCGAACGGAGTCAACCCGACGCCGGTGACGCGTGGGTGGCTCATCGACTACTCGTAGGGACTCCAGCCGGTAAAAGCCGCGCGTTCACGTGTGAACCGAACGCACGATCAGTCGATCGAATCGCCGGATCGCATCCGGATCCCCCGCTCTCACATCCCCATGTCGTCGGCCGCCTCGGGCACCGGCAGGTCGTGGGGGCCGACGCCGAGCAGCTCGGCGGCGTGGTCCAGCGCCATGTCGAACCCGTAGTAGCGTTCGAGTTCGTCGCCGTCCGCGCTCGGCCGGACCTTCAGCATGGCGTAGCCCTCGACGTTCTGGGCGACCGCGGCCGTCGCCCCGTCGCGCTCGAAGGTCAGCAGTCGCTCGGTCTCGGTCTCCTCGTAGCGGGCCGTGATCCCGTCGCTCGTCGCGGTCGCGTCGGTCATTGGCGGATCTGTGGGCCGGTGATAGTCGTAGGCTTCGATCGCGCCTCGTTACGCGCCGGTCCAGCGCCCCGTCGCGAACCGCAAGAGTCGACCCGTCCCCCGACGCAGAGCCGTCCATGACCAAGTGGCTCCAGAGCGGGCGCCGCCGGGACATCTGCGTGATCCTCGCCGGGGAGGGACCGCTCCACGGCCAGGCGCTCAAGTCGCGGCTCGAATCGCACTACGACGGGCGCATCGAACCGAAGTCGTTCTACGGCGCGCTCGCCACGCTCGTCGACAACGGCCACCTCGAACTCCGCGAGGCCGGCATCCACGACGAGTACGCGCTGACCGACGCCGGCCGGCGGATGGTCGACGACCAGTTCGCGTGGATGGCCGACCACCTCGAAGATTGAGTTCCATCTGTCGTGGCGACAGTATCCGCAGCGACCGTGGGGCGTCGAACATCCTTGACCCGCTCACATGTGCTGTTTCGACCGCACTCGACAGCAAGCGCTGAAAGCCCTCGACCCGCTCGCGGTCGCTGAAGCGGGATATCCTCGGCCGCTTCGCGGCCTCGGATAGTGCCCGCTCAGGCGACCACGCAAGCGCGAGCGCGCCTCGCCCTTTCAGTCCGCCGAGGACAGCACCGCAACAGCAGACCGCCCCGCACAGCACCGCAGAAGGCCACGAACCTCCCCAACCGATTCGCTCCTGCCGTCGCTCATCCCTCGCACGACTATTTCGAGCGGTCCGCCAAGAGGCGGACACGCTCGACAGCGCGCGCCGACAGCACCACTACCGCCTTCACTCCATTGACCACCGTCGCCGCCGAGATAGTACGCTTTTCCCCGCCGGGGCCGAACCGCCGGTATGGTCACCAGGGACGCCACGTGGGCGTATCGCGACGAGTTCGGCGACGAGTTCGCCCGCACGTACTTCCGGCGGTTCGGCGAGGGCGTCGTCTCCAGCGTCGGCGTCGGCACCTACCTCGGCGACCCGACCGACGAGGCCGACGACGCCTATCACGACGCCATCGTCGAGGCGCTCCAGTCGGGGGTCAACGTCGTCGACACGGCGATCAACTACCGCAACCAGCGCAGCGAGCGCGTCGTCGGCGAGGCGCTCGAAGCGGCCGACACCGACCGCGAGGCCGTCCTCGTCGCGACGAAGGGCGGGTTCGTCCCCTTCGACGGCGAACGCCCGGAGAATCCCGGCCAGTGGATCCACGAGGAGTACGTCGACACGGGGATCGTCGACGCCGACGACCTGGTCGCCGGCCAGCACTGCATCGCTCCCGATTACATCGACGACCAGCTCGACCGCTCGCTGGAAAACCTCGACCTCGATACCGTCGACCTGTACTACGTCCACAACCCGGAGACGCAACTGGCCGACCGCTCGGCCGAGGCGGTGTACGACCAGCTGGAAGAGACGTTCACCCGGCTGGAGGAGCGGGCCGCGGCGGGCGACATCCGCCAGTACGGCGTGGCGACGTGGGACGCCCTGCGCGTGCCCGGCGACGACGACAGCTACCTCTCGCTGGCCGAAATCGTCTCGCGGGCGCGGGAAGCGGCCAAGCGCGCGGAGAACGCGGCGACGCATTTCCGGGCGGTCCAGTTGCCGTTCAACGTGGTGATGGCGGACGCGTTCACCGTCGAGGCTCAGGAGGGCTCGGAGGGTCCCCAGTCGACGCTGTGGTTCGCTCACGACGCGGGACTGAACGTCTTCACGAGCGCGTCGCTCGCGCAGGGGAAACTCGCCCGGGCGGGGCTGCCCGAGGACGTGGCCGAGCGGGTCGAGGGCGAGACGAGCGCGCAGAAGGCGATCAACTTCGCCCGGAGCGCGCCCGGCGTGACGTGCTCGCTTGTCGGGATGGGATCGCCGGCACACGTCGCCGAGAACGTCGCGGCGGGGACCCATCCGCCGCTCGGAGCCGATTCGTTCGACGCCGTCTTCGAGTGAGTACCGCAGAAGGGTGACCGTCGGGCGGTCGGTGGCGCTACGGCGGGGCCGGCGCGGCGGTCACCCGACCTTCTTCCACTTGCTGTCGCACTCCGGACAGACCCGGACGGTACCGATCTCGTCGGGGTCGTTCTCGGTCCCGAGCTCCTCGCCGCATTCGCTGCAGGCGAGGCGTTCGTAGACGTCTTTCTCGATCTCCCCCGAACGCAGCCCCTTCCGGACCGATTTCATGGCCGGGGGTACGACACCGACTCTGAAAAACCCCATGCATAGATCCCACACACCACGGCCCGGCGCAGTCGGGTGAAATCCGGGCCGTCGGACCCCGAAACCGACCCCGCGTACGCCGGAATAGCGGGCTATATGAACGTCGAGTCGCTAGCGGGCGTCGATGGAGTACGTCCAGGAGCGGGTGGCGACGCTGCACGACTTCGGCGTTGGGGCGCCCGAGGCGCCGGTCGACCGGGCGACGGTCGTGGTGCCGCTGACCGACCGCGACCACGCCAGCCTCGCCGCCGAGCGCGTCCTCTCGACGCTGGGGACGGTCGACCCCGAGTCCGTCCTCGTCGCGCTGCGGGCCGACGAGGGGAAAGTCGACGCGGTCTGCGAGTGGGTCGACTCGCTCGACGTCGACGCCGACGTCCTGTGGTGCAACGCGCCCACCGTCCGCGACCTGCTGGGCGAACACGGCCTCAACGGCGAGGCGGGCAAGGGCCGCGACGTGTGGCTCGCACTCGGCGCCGCCGCCGCCCGCAGCGACCTCGTCGCCGTCCACGACGCCGACGCGACGACCTACGGGCCCCAGCACGTCCCCCGCCTCCTGTTCCCGCTCGCCCGCGACTACGAGTTCGTCAAGGGCTACTACGCCCGCGTCGAGAACGACCACCTCTACGGCCGGCTCTGCCGGCTGTTCTACGAGCCCGCCGTCGCCGCGCTCGCCGAGACGCACGACGCCCCGCTCGTCGACTATCTGGGCGCGTTCCGCTACGCGCTGGCCGGCGAGTTCGCCGCCACGAGCGACCTGGTCCGCCAGTTCCGCCCACCCCGCGGGTGGGGGCTGGAGGTCGCCACGCTCGGCGACGCCTTCCGAACAGCCGGATTCGGGGGCACCGCGCAGGTCGATCTGGGTATCCACGAACACGACCACCGCGCCGTCAGCGGCCGCGGCGGCCTCTCGGACATGGCCGACGAGGTTGCCGCCGCGCTCTTCGGCGCGCTCGACGACGGCGGCGTCGCCGTCGACTACGACGACCTCCGCGAGCGCTACCGGACGACCGCCCGCCGCCTGGTCGACCAGTACGCCGCCGACGCCGCGTTCAACGGCCTCGACTACGATCCCGCCGACGAGCGCCGGCAGGTCGACGCCTACGCCGAATCCGTCCGTCCGCCCGAGTCCGGCGACCGGCTGCCCGCCTGGGCCGGGACCGACCTCGACCCCGACGCCGTCTGCGACGCCTCCCGACGCGCCCTCGACGAAGTGACCGACCGCTGAGTTTTGGTTTCCGGGTCCCTCGAAATCGGCGCGGTTGGTGGACTGACAACGTCGGCGCACGCTGTCGGGCGTGCTCGAACCTCGTGAGAGCCGCCCGTCGACATCGTGCGAGGGATGAGCGAGCCGACGGCGAGCGAATCGGCTGGGGAGGATCGTGGCCGTCTGCCGTCGCTGTAAGGTGCTGTCTCTGGTGTTCTCGTGAGCGGAACGAGGTCGACCGGAGGGAGATCTCGATGCGAGCGGCGACCGAAGGGAGCCGCGAGCGAAGCGAGGGTATCCCGCCCAGCGACCGCACCCGCGCCGAGGGCGTTCACCGCCCGCTGTCTCGTGCGCTGTCTCGTTCGGTAGGTTCGGCTCGGAGCGAGCGGGTCGAGGGCTTTCAGCGGCCGCTGACGAACTCGCCGTCGGAAACTGAACACCACGATACTCCTAAATTTCGCCGGCCATGGCGTCGAACAGGCGGTCGACGAACTCCTCGCGGTCGAGGCCGTCGCCGGGGCCCAGCCCTTCCATGTGCTCGACGGACAGTTGCCCGCCGCCCATGCGGGCGTGGCCGCCGGCGTTGGCCATCGGGATCTCGTCGACGACGGCGCGCAGGGTCTTGCCCATGTGGACCCGGTCGTCGCGCGAGCGGCCCGAGAGATGCAGTGTGTCGCCCTTCTGCCCCATCACGACGACCGCCGTGACGCCCTCCAGCTGACTCAGCTCGTCGGCGGCCTGGGGGATGGCGTCGGCGTTGGAGACCTCGCCCACGTCGGCGACGGCGAAGGCGTTGCGGACGTGTCGCTGGTTGATGGCGCGGGCCTTGACCTCCAGCACTTCGGCGTCGACCTGCGGGTTGGCGATGCGGTCGAGGCGGTCCTCGTCGATACCCTCGTAGAGGTACGCCGACGCCTCGAACTCGGCGGCGGAACAGCCCTTGGTCAGCTGTTTGGTGTCGGACTGGATGCCGTAGAGCAGCCCGGTGGCGGTGTCGGAGGGGAGGACCCGGTCGTCGTCCTCCCCGAGGTCCGCCTCGTCCTCCGGGGCGACGGGCTCCCAGCCCTGCTGTTCGAGGTACTCGGCGAAGATGCTTGCACAGGAGCCGTGGTCGGGGCGCACGTCGGTGAACGCCGAGCCGGTGCCCTCGCCGGGGTGGTGGTCGACGACGGCGACCGGGTCGACGGAGTCGGCGCCGGCGAACCCGCGGGGCTCGTTG
The window above is part of the Halosimplex rubrum genome. Proteins encoded here:
- a CDS encoding DUF7111 family protein, yielding MTDATATSDGITARYEETETERLLTFERDGATAAVAQNVEGYAMLKVRPSADGDELERYYGFDMALDHAAELLGVGPHDLPVPEAADDMGM
- a CDS encoding thiolase domain-containing protein; amino-acid sequence: MSHPRVTGVGLTPFGEHSERTGRDLFAEAGLAALDDSGVDPDDVEALFYGNFMGELAEHQGHQAPLMAEAVGLDVPATRYEAACASSGAAVREAVRHLRSGEADVILVGGSERMTNIGTAGATDALSIAADDLYEIRAGMTFPGAYALMARAYFREFGGSREDLAAVAVKNHDHALPNEHAQLRKEITVEDALGAPMVADPLGLYDACPITDGASAAVLTSAEYAAEHGLGASVAVTGTGQGGDNLALHDRENLARSPAASEAAEEAYADAGVAPDDVDIAEVHDCFTIAEVLAIESLGLCEPGEGIAAARDGKTHATGETPVNLSGGLKAKGHPVGATGVAQVVSLTKVLEGESAWADDVGDARVGVAHNAGGTVASATVHVLEVVA
- a CDS encoding DUF420 domain-containing protein yields the protein MAVADSLQSRARANPRRVTAVLSVIGYALVIGAFTPYAPFPSISDDLVILLGDAIAVVNSLALVSILVGVRYIKRGEVAKHRRAMLTAFALIMVFLVMYLLKVGGGFEKSILAEGAVYYAYLAMLAVHIVLSAVAVPVVLHAVVLGLTHSPSELRETSHARVGRIAVAAWSLSLFLGIVTYVMLNHVYGWVPRGHEAALLLAAGPSLRGLRSEAGADRDDT
- a CDS encoding RAD55 family ATPase, with the protein product MAEDPNAPTGSQPNGATPTGGTGPHGGPGEESGGRGRCDYCRLPVPSDPVVAERDGHRYTYCCVACREAADDGEKVFTQFHGCRRVPTGVAPLDESLPQGIPRNSFVLLTDLAGTRTEAIQAELVWRALQRGEPAAFVSFLEPPMSVVQEFVTLDWNVLPYLESGQLQIVDCFTYRLENRERMYERLNDWNAFLSETAADATTQVRDPTELGELHNRIDDVLEDRGMEDQGVVVVDSLTEFGSLVQPVQAYDFLKDVRAEVCKSRFVPIYAGATVTGEDRQFPHDLNYMVDGIVELNLDEELVEGSLMKQIRVRKMNGVLTLPKWTLYEYTAGEGIVTIKLHEGPPDRQGEDESPQQDGDGQQPGGAGGDAAGAFGQGPPAGESAEAGSVDDSPGGGSDGGQTASETTE
- a CDS encoding PadR family transcriptional regulator, which produces MTKWLQSGRRRDICVILAGEGPLHGQALKSRLESHYDGRIEPKSFYGALATLVDNGHLELREAGIHDEYALTDAGRRMVDDQFAWMADHLED
- a CDS encoding cobalamin B12-binding domain-containing protein gives rise to the protein MSAEQGQRQIRCLVAKVGLDGHDRGAHVIARALRDAGFEVIYSGLHRSPDEVVQAAVQEDVDVLGISILSGAHNTLVPKIMDGLAEYGAREDTLVLVGGIIPDDDEERLREAGVAEIFGPGASMDEMIDYIRANAPERR
- a CDS encoding Zn-ribbon domain-containing OB-fold protein; this translates as MSDKARDGAFDDWLDAIEDDSGYYVECENGHGWLPPRRVCPDCGSRDLSETPLPDAGEVATFTEVSVATPQFSADTPYVTAIVDYGPVRVTGLLRGADPDDVDVGMPVGIGVGERETTGDRAVVFRPR
- the meaB gene encoding methylmalonyl Co-A mutase-associated GTPase MeaB, with product MTSGDSENPSESTDDLDPLIADLLDGRHRALARTITKIENRSPGYRDLVSQLHAHTGDADVIGITGSPGAGKSTLVDKLAATYREAGLTVGVIAIDPASPFTGGAVLGDRIRMASNVGDMDVFFRSMSARGTLGGLSTATTDAVKALDAFGKDKVIVETVGAGQNEVDIVRTADTVVVLVPPGSGDDVQMLKAGILEIADLFVVNKADLDGADRTVSELREMLQLRDGEVEAGGHHGFAETTVDVGGGTGPEGGGVGSDGAAEGADAEGVEPWDPPIVETVADRGEGIDDLIAAMDDHRAYLVESGQLEAKARTRYADEIRTLLREDARELLAEEIEARGGLDERVDAVLRRETDPYTVAEAVLEPLADCVAGRRESRE
- a CDS encoding alpha/beta fold hydrolase, with the translated sequence MKLRTVVGATLGAVGAAAATNRVLGRRAGELGPPLAGDAGTYRWRGFDVAYTEAGDPDDQDLVLLHGINAAATSNEWRMVFETLAEDYHVIAPDLPGFGRSDRPPLTYSASLYTTFVRDFLTDTSDDAVVVASSLTGAYAADAARDVAVSRLVLVCPTADTVPGRRVWLRSLIRAPVVGQAIYNGIVSDRSIRYFHDDHGYHDTSKLNSETVRYEWESAHQPGARFAPASFISGHLDPDVDLAEVLGDLSVPVTLVWGAETDMPPLSTGRELAEAADVELVSIGDSELLPHVEHPVEFLDVVRGVTVESGA
- a CDS encoding glycosyltransferase family protein, which encodes MEYVQERVATLHDFGVGAPEAPVDRATVVVPLTDRDHASLAAERVLSTLGTVDPESVLVALRADEGKVDAVCEWVDSLDVDADVLWCNAPTVRDLLGEHGLNGEAGKGRDVWLALGAAAARSDLVAVHDADATTYGPQHVPRLLFPLARDYEFVKGYYARVENDHLYGRLCRLFYEPAVAALAETHDAPLVDYLGAFRYALAGEFAATSDLVRQFRPPRGWGLEVATLGDAFRTAGFGGTAQVDLGIHEHDHRAVSGRGGLSDMADEVAAALFGALDDGGVAVDYDDLRERYRTTARRLVDQYAADAAFNGLDYDPADERRQVDAYAESVRPPESGDRLPAWAGTDLDPDAVCDASRRALDEVTDR
- a CDS encoding HVO_0758 family zinc finger protein; the encoded protein is MKSVRKGLRSGEIEKDVYERLACSECGEELGTENDPDEIGTVRVCPECDSKWKKVG
- a CDS encoding aldo/keto reductase, which codes for MVTRDATWAYRDEFGDEFARTYFRRFGEGVVSSVGVGTYLGDPTDEADDAYHDAIVEALQSGVNVVDTAINYRNQRSERVVGEALEAADTDREAVLVATKGGFVPFDGERPENPGQWIHEEYVDTGIVDADDLVAGQHCIAPDYIDDQLDRSLENLDLDTVDLYYVHNPETQLADRSAEAVYDQLEETFTRLEERAAAGDIRQYGVATWDALRVPGDDDSYLSLAEIVSRAREAAKRAENAATHFRAVQLPFNVVMADAFTVEAQEGSEGPQSTLWFAHDAGLNVFTSASLAQGKLARAGLPEDVAERVEGETSAQKAINFARSAPGVTCSLVGMGSPAHVAENVAAGTHPPLGADSFDAVFE
- a CDS encoding DHH family phosphoesterase, coding for MPHAAAGGVGAVAPQDAAAAVAEQDPLVLAAAVVGLLAVLVALWWGIRRLRRTPGAEFVGHLAGRDEISVLMHPNPDPDAMASALAVGEFAEATGADAHLQYPGQIRHQENRAFETVLDLEFDRVENASDLLADDVVLVDHNEPRGFAGADSVDPVAVVDHHPGEGTGSAFTDVRPDHGSCASIFAEYLEQQGWEPVAPEDEADLGEDDDRVLPSDTATGLLYGIQSDTKQLTKGCSAAEFEASAYLYEGIDEDRLDRIANPQVDAEVLEVKARAINQRHVRNAFAVADVGEVSNADAIPQAADELSQLEGVTAVVVMGQKGDTLHLSGRSRDDRVHMGKTLRAVVDEIPMANAGGHARMGGGQLSVEHMEGLGPGDGLDREEFVDRLFDAMAGEI